AACTACAGAAAGGGAGCTGCTGTCTCGTATTACGGCTCATGCTGCCCTCATTCCAAATGTCTTATGTTTTTAACATCAAATGATTCTTTATGAAGACTGTTTTAATGTTAACGTTACCCCGTGCAGTTCCTCAATTTTCTAACAATGCCTGGCAATAATTGGGCAATGGGAATAACTATTTCTTTCATGTGCATGGTTAACACCCACTTTTAGACGCATCAATTGTTAGCATGAGGCTATGACTTCGAAGTGATTTCCAGAGGCCACCGCTTCAGACGTTTCAGTCAACGACTTTTGCTTTTAAGGAAGATAATGTCGCGAACACAAATGCTGGAATGATGCAGTGGCGCGTGTCCGAAATGCACTCTGGCATGTGACATCGCAGTAAGTGTGACTCGTTCACGACAGTTGACTTAGACTGGGACAAAATCTTTTCATGAAACAGACATGACGCTCCTTTACAAGCAATGTACCACAGGTCTCACTCACTTTGACGATGACAGCCTTGCGCCCAGCATAGCGTCCAGCCAGGACCATCACCACCTTTCCTGGTTTCATGAACTTGCCCATCTCTGAGGAAGAgaacaccacagaaaaacacGTGAAGCACAACCTGAACAATTAAAGACAGGCATCGGAAAACTCACGCTTTCGATCCAGGGCTTATTACCAAACAGACGTCTCAAGTAGAAGCAGCTTAGGCAGTTAACGCTGACAATGTAGCCACTACCTACAATAGCCTAAATCAATCACATTTAAGCAACATGCTACAAGGTACTTGAAGTGGCTACTTACACAGGAAAGGAACCGGAACATTGTAGACTAGCTAATTAGATAGCAACCATCCATTTGGATAGACAGTTAACTAATTCACTTAGTTTATTTCCTTTCAGATCAAGaacatggaaaacaaataatgatCCGCttgatgcttgtgtgtgtagACATACACAGAAGTGTTGAAacatgttgttatttatttttatttgcgACGATGGAAAGGGATTATTACATGAAAAACTACTCTCACCGTTTAAGTTGAATGGTCGCCGCTTTCAAGAGGAAGTAAGACCAGATTCTTGTGACCTTTCACACGAAATACGCGTACGTCACTTCCGTTAAAGGCAAAACACATCGacatgaaaatacatgaaaCGGTGTATGTCAACAGTAATTATATGTGCcatgtatttcaatatttattcataatgaattaattaacaTAGTGGGAAATGGTGTGAAATAGTAAAGGAGTAAACTAATTTATcaagaaaaaaaccccaaaatatTCAGGTGTAACAAGATGGCTTAAAAAATAGGAAAGAGGTCCCCTAGTTTTTGCTTTTAACCAATCCAGGATATCCACAGCAATATAGGTAAGACCAGAATGCTGTTGAGggttgtttaattaaattaacagaCATAAGAATAAGACAGGTAACTCTTTGTGGTATTACCGATCAATAAAATTgacataatatatatttttatttatcaaacaaaatatatacaaagaCAGCATCAGTGGAAATAATAGCACATTCAGAGCCACCAAACAGGATAAGACTGTATATCACTCCTCAATTATCAGCATATTTTTCCAAGTGTAAATGTTGCTAGGGCGTGTGAAATTTCCATTTTGGAAGACAAGCAAAATTCTATGAATGTATGAAACCTTAATGGAAGCCCACTAATTAATAccattttatgacattttatgACAAGCTGGTTGATATTAAGTTTTAAATGCACAGGAAGAAGATATGTCCATTAGAAATATAGTGACCTACTGAGAGTAAATGGGATGGAGACAGCTGTCATATCTATACACCTTCCTCACTTGTTTGCAAAACCTCATAAATAGtaaatttactttttataaAAGCACATTGATTCAGAGGCTTGAGATACACGTTATGCAGGTAAATCTGTTTGCTCTGCACCCTGATTTACCTATtaaacaatatgtaaaaaaaggtttctgaaacaaagaaatggtAATATGCACTTAACTTATATATGTACAATAAAGTTTTGGTGTCAAGAAATAGTTAGATATAATTTCACCACAggcaaaaaacaacacaaataaaataaaacaataactgCAGTAACAGTACTGATTTACCTACAAATACTTATTTAAGTAATCATCATCTTCATAAAATTATTTAGCACTTATGGACTTGACTATGTCACACACTACTTTTTTAACAATGGTACATTCAGCATTGGTTCTTGATAAGTAAATATTGAATGCAATTTGGAATTGATTTCAATAATTTCACACTCATTTAGCTTCATTCAAAACTGAATCAATCACACTCCACAATCAGAAATTCAATGTaagcatataaatatttttcattaaaaatgcacttttggAGGACTTCATAAGCAGCAGTTATTAATATCACTACATCTGTGCAGACTCCCACTAAGCAGGCATTCATAATGTTTCATATACCATGGACCCAAATGGAGAGAAATATAACACATTATATTTCTATATTGGACATGCATGTTGGAAACTTATAGTCTTATAGTCCATGTGCTGATGTAAACTGTCATTAGTTGTTTTGGAGGGTGAACATGTGATGTAGTGTTTCTTCATCCTGAGTGTATATTTGTTAGCTGTTCTTTTCTACATTTAAACAATCTCTTCAAGACCAAAGCTACTGCATAATATACTTAAGGTACATGGTTGCATCATACTAAAAGACAAATCTGTGGTTCTTTTGGCTGCAGTCTAAGCACATCTTCAGTGCTTTCCTAAAAGCATGATAATTTCTTCCAGACCTTTGTAGCTGAATAGGTTTCCGTCCATGTACAGATACTCGCTGAAGGTAATTTGGATTGCTTGCCTTAATGCTAGGAAACAGGACACAGTTCAGACTTGGCACCCTAATCTGTCTCATACACAGACAACAGACCTCGCTGAAATTTGACATCATTTTGACCAATATACGGTCAATCTCACACTAGCATAAGCTTTGCATTCTCTATGGATTGAGTGGAACATACTGATATTAAACAGCCATGTAATAGTAAAGGAGTAGATTGTTCACCTATAGTGACCTATAATGCAGCAATAAAATAACATGACTCACTTTAGAGCACATTCTCAGATCAGATAATAGAACACACATGAGTTATGCATTCACTTTGaaaattacataacattatcCCTGTTTAATAATCATTACTAGCATTTTGGTTGGCAGCTGAGTTTGGGACTCATGCAAAATCACAGGATTTTAGGAAATGTCTAAAAAGGCATTTCTACAGGGTACACAGTCAGCTCTCAGTTATGTGGAATGTTACACAGGCAATTCGGTGTCTCAACATATAATCAACACCCTTTGATGTGATGCTACAGCAAGCATATTTGACAAGAATCCTTCCTATGATTGGCCTAGGACAAACTTGTGTGTCGAAACTCAATCAAAGTGGGCTTCTTTCACAATTGGCAACCAATTTCCTAAGAAAACGTAACCCCTAAAGAAAGGTATTCTTATGAAACTTCTTgacccaccctcccccctctccacccaccTCATACACACTCTCCACCCACCTCCTACCCCCACCAAGCTCCCCAATCCACTACGTAGCACAGATTGGGGGTTCAGAACGGGTCAGAGCCCCTGCTCTCCCTAAGAAATTAGAAGGCATCCTTGATGTTCTTGAGCTGCCGAACAGCCAGGTCAACGGGCAAGTTGAACCTGAGGCGGCTGAGTTGGCTGAGGATGTGCAGGGCGCTCTCAAAACCCGTCTGGGCCATGTAGCTCCAGGGCTGGTAGTGTGAGTGCACCAGGGCACCCGACTTGCACAGCAGGTTGAGCCAGGACACCAGGCGCTGCTCGTTGAGTGCCATGCACACGAGCGCCTTGAACTCGGAGTCGGCGCCCCGCTTGAAAGGGTCGTGCTCGCGCAGCACCGTGTGCACGGCCCACAGCAGCGATTGCTTGGGCGTGACGGTCACCGGCACACCCGCTAGCGGCAGGCTGAAGGACTGCGAGAGCTTGCGCGCTGGCGCCTCGGCGAAGGCCTGGCCGTTCTTGGAGCGGTAGTACTTGACAAAGAGCTCCCAGGGGTGCATGGTCTGTGGGGCAGGGCTGAAGGGCAACAGGCAGGCGATGGGCGCCAGCACCAGGCTCATGCCCTGGGAGGGCGAGTAGAGACCGTGGGCCAGGAGGTCACGCAGGGCCATGGCAAGCTCCTTACGCACTGCGGCCGTCAGCTCGTCGCGGCCAGCCCACGGTGACCCCGCACACTGCTCCGGGGGCTGCCGACGGACGGCCTCCCGTCGTACGCGGTCCACTGCCCCCTCCAGCCTCTGCAGAAGAGGGCTGTAGTCCCGGGCAGCCCCGCTCTGGGACCACACCCCACCCGGGACATGCCCCGCCGCGCAGCCAAACTGGCTGACGGCAAAGATCTGCAGCACCGCCAGCGCCCGCTGTATCAGCTGCAGGCCTGTCTCACGCACCTTCTGGGCTTGCTCCGCGTCCACTGTGACAGAGGAGGAAGGCAGGTCAGatcatacatacatgcatgcacatgagGCTCACGCAGGCAGAGGCTGCAGAATTCTGTACAAGGCCCTAacctttcctctttcctcctggGCCTCTCACTCTAGGACCAGCTGTCGCCTCTCGCTGGGAAGGCTCAGCATCAGGCAGAAGAGGGTTCCCCACTTCATCTGTGAAAAGTGAGAAGGGGCAACAGTTTAGTTCACAGCTCGATAGGTGACTGATCTCCAACTGGCAAAACTGCAGTCTGTTATGTCTACATGATATAAATACaagaatatttaattaaatatgctCAGAGCATCGCAGAGCACATCAGAGATACACAAGCTGGtgtgggaggtttttttttttttttagaaaatgtcCAAAGAGGAGAAGGTGGTTCCAGTCACCTTGTATGAAGTTAATGAACATTTCCAAGTCTCTGATCTGGGTCTTGAGCTGCTCCACCAGCTGCTCCTTGACGCGGGCTGGGTTGACAATCTGGGCAATGGCTGCATCTACCCTCTGGCGCAGCTCTTCGGGGGACAGTTTCCCAATGTCCTCGTTCAGGTTCACATCCAGCTTCTTGATCAGCTCATCAATTATGACctgaggagcacacacacatgtgtacagtCACCTGCAACCGTGACCTACCCTATTTTTGCTGTCAGAAACAAAGCTTTCCCTTGTTATAACATATTAATGTACAATGCAGAATTGCAGTAGTGTGGTGACCCTTCAGCttgatatttttccattttaagccAGAAGATGACAGCTACAATTTTGTCATGGATGTCatgatttgaataaaatgaagaGATACCCGTGAAAAATCTTGAAAATTGAGAATATATGAAAAGATGTGAGTGGAAAACCACACAAACcaatgaattcatttcaaacagccaCTGCAAACAACAACGgtcctgtttttcatttcatgaaacaGGCAGATTGATGTTTTGCACACCACATGATGTGCAACAGATTTCAAGGAAAATTCAAGCTGAACCAAATGAAAGTGATTTGCACTTTCAGCTGGGCAGGGTAACATTTTTAGCAAAACAACTAATGACCTGTTCATTAACAAACCATTCCATACAATCAATGATAAGTAAACTATGTGACTCTTGGGTTCTCACAGGTGTTATCAAACTGTTGCCGTCAGAACATACCTATACAAGCTGCATCATATACAGCTTATACAAGTTGACAATAGGAAAGTGTACATTCACTGATTTCTACTGTGTGTAATACTCTCACTGAAGGGCCATGGTATATACTTACCATTTTGTTGGAGGACAGGTTGTAAGTATAGTGTGCAGCCAATTAAGTTTCACCATTTGTGCTGCTTTAGAGCTGGCTATATAGGGACGCACATAGTCGTCCTTCAAGAACCCCTATTCCCTCCCCAGCCTAGAGAGTGAATCCACTGTGGGGTTTCAGAAGAGCCTGggcttccctccctcctcaccctctgcctctccatAACCATGGACTGAGGTAAGGAGTCGTAGCTGCCCTCCTGGTAGGCAAACCTCTCCAAGTCATCGAGTTGGGTCTTCAGTTGGATGATGAGCTCCTTCTGCTTCTCCCTCTGGGCCTCCAGGCGCTCCCGcttctccctctcgctctgttgggggggggtacTGGGTCAGCAGTGATACATACACCTCCCTGTGTggttcttcctgtttttttccagatatcTCATGAATATGGATATGCACaataatgaacatatttacatttacagaatgTTTACATTCATTACCATAATATCTGAGAACACTGTAaggattaaaaagaaaatcctaGTCTGACCAgaatatcatattttacataGCACAGCAAGAGATAAAGGCAGTCATATTTTAAAGCACATCTGTTAATGGTACATAGACAAAATATGAATCTGAGACCTTAACTTCCTTacaaaaaagtttcattttgtaGGTTTCAGACTCCTAACTGCTGGAAGTCATTCCGTCAATTCACTCTCACAACAGATAAGTTGATGTTAAATTACACAAAGCCACACCTGATTCTGCCAGAGGACAAGCcttgcacacacccacacacgaGCTATTAGGCTTATCTTGATGAGGAATGGTGTGcgctttgttttgtgttctctgAATGTCAGAATGTCACGTCAAATTTCAAAGAACTTATACCTGCTCATGTTGTAAACCAGCTGTAAATGGTTAAAAACTGAACTGGATCTAACCCAGTCTGTTGTAGGTCTTAACATTTTGCTCATGCTTGTACATAGCAGGAGCTGATTCACTTCCTCCTAACTACCCCTCAGGCTCTGCCACACAATTTTGGAGAGGAATGCAGGAATGGAGGAAAGGAAATACAAGGTTTGGCTGTACTCACCAGTTCCTCCTAAAAGCCAAGCATGTTAATAAAGAAGCGGAAGAAAGAGTTTAATCAGgacaaatgtttgaaaacatttgGATTTGggacacaaaggaaaaaagaaaatgggcaTTCGTTGCAAAGGAACTGTCTGATATCTCCACTGGCAAACATGATGGCAATTCTGTGGCAAAACACAACCGCTCTGGGTCATTTGAGAGTTTACCACCACACAACACAGATGGCACACAGTGAGGCTGTCATCTGAAGGGTGCACTGACGCAGACAGAAATAATTCAATCTCCTGTGTGCTGCTTGGCGAGGCAGCTTTATGTATGTTCAGTCAGATGCTGCgctgcacaaacacagtgacACCACGGCTACATGACACACAAATGGAAAAGCGGACCTGCGGCTTTGTTCTCTTTGAGTACTATGATCTACCAACACAAAAAGATGGCCAGGGTAAAGGGAGTGTGCTCAACTCAGGCTCATCTGCACAACATGTGAGGCCAATCGTAGGGAAAGGCTTATTAAATTACCAGAACTGGTCTAGGAACTTCCTTTATGGCTATGCTTTACATACCTTAAGTATTATTAACAAACTGAGTTTGGCAGGATGAAGAATCCTAGGCAACACGGTATACTGTATGGCGCCCACTGTGGCTCTTTATTGTTGAGAAAATGGCCAGCAACATTTGTACCCTAACAGTGAAAACATCAACTATGAGCTATCAGATGTGGCTCTTGACATTAACAGCAAAGTCGTAACGTAGCGTAGCAAAGTAACTTGCTAGCAGTTTAACAGCGTCACTTGCACCAGCTCCTAACCTCACGTCATGGCAGCTGACAAGCTACACTGCGAGTTACTTGCAATGTTTCGGTACAGCGACCACGCCGGGCAGCTGAAAGGATACTAGTTAAACATCTCACCGAGTTCTCTAATTGAAGCGCATCTTGCGCCCTGCAGCCAAGGACGTGTGGACAGCCTTTGAAGGCGaagtcctccagctccagcagcatcTTCTCCCTTTCGTCGCTTTGCGCGTGAACGATCTGTTTCAGACGGAACTGCACCTGTGCAAAATGCGAGGTAAGGGCAAGCAGCGAGGAGTTCAGAAGCTCCTGTTCTTCCTCCAGCTTCTGGAGCTTCAACGCCATCTCCGTGGCGCCAGCGGATGCAGAGCCCTTGCGCCTTGGCTCCAGTTCTTCCCCCTTACCGTCTCCTGACTCCTCATCTTCGGGGCTGGCAACAGCTCCTACGGGGGCCCAACGCTCCCCACCAGCGAAGGCACCTTCACTGTCTGAGGCAGACAGTTCTTCTGTCGACATACTCAGGAAAACTCAGGAGACGATGTTACCTCTCTTAACGTCTAAAAAGTATTGCGTAGTAATATGCCTAGcgttattattattctgtacTCAGTTCCTAACACCGACACAGGTGTACCGCCATCTTGAAAGAATCTTCCAATTAGAGGGTATCGGTGTTGACGTCAGCATATCCATGTAGGCTTCCTAACATTCAATGCCCACCCACATGTTTTCGTTGAGTCAGTAATGTTTACTTTCTGGGCTGTTTAACAGCGAGTACAGTTGTATTCCTGAGGAACCGCTGCGATTAATACCAAAGAGTACCTAgctatgtattattttaatgcttACTTTATTTTCTACGACCATGTGTAATAATACGCTGTTAACTGTATGCTTGGCTGTTTTGCTGACTAAAAGTAACCTACTTGTGACTGCAAATGCAACGCATTATATAACGCGTTGCAGTTAGAACGCATTGCATTGTAAATATTCTTTTACAATGTATTCTTTTACAATGCAACCATGATTTTTGTCTGTATGCCAAAAAAAATTGACTGAATGTGTTCCGTCAGCTTAGGCTGTTTGCGCGCCTTGAATTGAAGACCAAAGGTTATTTACTGTTCAGTTCACAGGTTACATGAAAGTGATCCACAAAACTGTAGCCGCTTTTGCATTATCATATTGTCAATCTCTTTCTGAGGTTCTTTTCGCTTTTAATGATTTCTCTAAAATAAAAGTGCATTTGTTCTATTGTAGCATAATCTATGAgaaaccgccccccccccaagcaccTAAATGCCAAAGAAAAGTCTGCGGCCATGGCAAATGGTTTGTGAATGTTCATAGTTGTCACGTGACAAATAAATGTGTGGTAGGTGGTAACCGATGAATCGTTGATTTTACCATCgtaatataacatataatgtaatgtcaaaacGATGATCCGCGTTCGATCATTAAGATATAATGCCCTTTTGAGTCAAGCGCGAAAACACAGCCGTAACAGGTTAGCcgtgttatttattattttgggATGTGTGTCGAACTGAAGTTTAATTGAAATTACATTAGgctacattacatcatttaccagacgctcttacccagagcgacttccaaataagtgcatcactatgctaagagtagttatctagaagtattacaagaggtcagtgaGATAGCCTACAAAGTTAACTGCTAAGCTAGTGTAGAGTACCTTCTTTAATGAAAATAGCAAACGATGGGATAGACAGGAAGGAAGGTAGGCTACAGATAGGCCTACAGCTTGAAAAGATTAGTTttaagttgttgtttttttttttgaaggcgtccagggagtctgttgtccgAATCTTGGCAGGAATTCCACCAGTGTGAAGCCGGGGGAAGAGGCGGGTTTGAGAGATactgcccttgtatttcgggacacagaggcgacccgaggtagcagagcacagcactaTTGCAGGCTTATATCATTTCCTGTATGTATTGGAGGGCTGATCCGTTAAGTCACTTAAAGGTTTGTAGCAAgggtcttgaacttgatcctcgCTGCAaccggtagccagtggagg
This genomic stretch from Megalops cyprinoides isolate fMegCyp1 chromosome 1, fMegCyp1.pri, whole genome shotgun sequence harbors:
- the LOC118784867 gene encoding RUN domain-containing protein 1-like isoform X2 encodes the protein MSTEELSASDSEGAFAGGERWAPVGAVASPEDEESGDGKGEELEPRRKGSASAGATEMALKLQKLEEEQELLNSSLLALTSHFAQVQFRLKQIVHAQSDEREKMLLELEDFAFKGCPHVLGCRAQDALQLENSSEREKRERLEAQREKQKELIIQLKTQLDDLERFAYQEGSYDSLPQSMVMERQRVIIDELIKKLDVNLNEDIGKLSPEELRQRVDAAIAQIVNPARVKEQLVEQLKTQIRDLEMFINFIQDEVGNPLLPDAEPSQREATAGPRVRGPGGKRKVDAEQAQKVRETGLQLIQRALAVLQIFAVSQFGCAAGHVPGGVWSQSGAARDYSPLLQRLEGAVDRVRREAVRRQPPEQCAGSPWAGRDELTAAVRKELAMALRDLLAHGLYSPSQGMSLVLAPIACLLPFSPAPQTMHPWELFVKYYRSKNGQAFAEAPARKLSQSFSLPLAGVPVTVTPKQSLLWAVHTVLREHDPFKRGADSEFKALVCMALNEQRLVSWLNLLCKSGALVHSHYQPWSYMAQTGFESALHILSQLSRLRFNLPVDLAVRQLKNIKDAF
- the LOC118784867 gene encoding RUN domain-containing protein 1-like isoform X1 translates to MSTEELSASDSEGAFAGGERWAPVGAVASPEDEESGDGKGEELEPRRKGSASAGATEMALKLQKLEEEQELLNSSLLALTSHFAQVQFRLKQIVHAQSDEREKMLLELEDFAFKGCPHVLGCRAQDALQLENSEELSEREKRERLEAQREKQKELIIQLKTQLDDLERFAYQEGSYDSLPQSMVMERQRVIIDELIKKLDVNLNEDIGKLSPEELRQRVDAAIAQIVNPARVKEQLVEQLKTQIRDLEMFINFIQDEVGNPLLPDAEPSQREATAGPRVRGPGGKRKVDAEQAQKVRETGLQLIQRALAVLQIFAVSQFGCAAGHVPGGVWSQSGAARDYSPLLQRLEGAVDRVRREAVRRQPPEQCAGSPWAGRDELTAAVRKELAMALRDLLAHGLYSPSQGMSLVLAPIACLLPFSPAPQTMHPWELFVKYYRSKNGQAFAEAPARKLSQSFSLPLAGVPVTVTPKQSLLWAVHTVLREHDPFKRGADSEFKALVCMALNEQRLVSWLNLLCKSGALVHSHYQPWSYMAQTGFESALHILSQLSRLRFNLPVDLAVRQLKNIKDAF